A segment of the Ignavibacteriales bacterium genome:
CAATTCATAACGGGATTCATCCAGTATATCTGGAATGTTGTTTTTGCTTTCAGGAATATTCAAATCATCTTGATTAAAGCGATCCGGAAAATACTCATAAGCCATCAACAGTGTTCCAACGCTTACACCAGCATTAACAACATACTTACCATAATCACCTGCGTCATGCCAGCCGCCGGAAGTATTACGGTATCCGCTTTGCCCAGTTGAAGTGTGATAAACTCCATCAGTTGTATGACAAGAAGTGTGATAATAAAGCCCGGCATTTGCGCCAGCCAATATTGCTCCGCATCTTTGATAGTAGAATCCTTTAAGTGATTTGTGGTAAGCATCATTAAATACAGTATCGGAAATTGAAAATGATGAGGAAGAATCATTTTGATCAGTTGTAATAAAATATTTTCCGGTTTGTTTGAATGAAGAAAAATCCCCTTTATAAATTGTTAAACCAGTAGATTCATCATTCAACGCCCACAAACTTAATGCTCCGCTATACAGAATTTGTTTTGATTGGGAATCGTGAATGTAAAAACTATCAGCCGAATTGGTAACGAATAAATACTTGGCTGTTTTAGGTAAGTAACCAACCTGGTTTAATAAAACATTTTTTGCGGGAAGTGATAAACTCATCGCTATCAATAATAATATTACAAACTTCGTTTTCATAAGAAAAATCTTGTTAAAATTGATTATTAAATCAGTCCTAAAATAATAGAGACACGCTTTGGCGTGCCTCTAAATCAGAATAAATTATTTTGAATCTATTTTAAAAATTCAATCCTAAAGTGAACTTCTGGATATTTTTCAACCTTCCAAAATCCTGGTATGCGTAATCGAACCGGATTCCAAAATTTCCAAGCAATTGCTGTTTAATACCAAGACCAACAGCAAATGTTGCTTCAGAATTCTTTAGAAACATTGAATTATATCCGCCTCTAAGAGCAATTAAATTCATAAACCAATATTCCGCACCAACATTAATGCTTTCATAATTATCGCTTGGATGCATTGCATCAATTGCAAGAGTTAGTTTATTTTGATCATTGAATTCGGCAGTATATCCCAAACCGACTCTGAAGTTAAGCGGTAACGCCCATTCATTAGTCTGTAAATACGCAGGAATTTTATCATTATTACCACCATTCCGGGTATCAAGATCAACTAAAATTAAATTTGATTCTCCGGTAAGCTTCATCTTTGTTCCAAAGTTAGAAACTGCCGCTGCCAATATAATTCCGGCAAATGGAGTTCTGTATTGAACACCAACATCTAATGCCACAGCCATTGCACTCATTTTCCACAAGGATTGGTAAACAAATTTTGGATTAAATCCAATTGCAAAATTATCTGTTAGATTAAGAGCATACGCCAGACTGAAAGCAGCATCCCGCGCAGTGAATGATTCTCCGGTGCCGTTTGGTTCTTCTATGGTGGTTACTTTCATATCACCGTAATCGGATGTTGTAAAACTAAATCCAAGTACACCCATATCACCAAGGTTATAAGAAGCTGCAAGGAAGTTATAGCTTACATCAGCAAGCCAGCTGGTGTGGTCAAAAATTACTCCAATACCAGATGTCTTTGCAAGCCCTGCCGGGTTCCAATAGATAGCACTCTGGTCATCAGAAACACTTACAAATGCGCCACCCATAGCAGTGGCTCTGGCTCCCTGTGCAATTGATAGGAATGGAGCCGCTGTTGTACCTTTCTTTGAAACATCTGTAACAAAAAGCTGGGCAAATGCTGCAGATGTAGTGAAGAAAATTAAAACTATGGTAATATATAATTTATTTTTCATTGTTAATCTCCTTTACTTTATTACCGCAAATTTGCCGATGTGTTCACCGATTCCAGGAGCATCGACGTGATAGATATATACACCATAGGCAACATCCATCCCGTCTTCTGAAACAAGATTCCAGGAAAGAGCGCCATCAAGAGAGTTGGATTCTTTATCATTCCTTATAGCCGGAATGTTATTGAAAACTCCGGTGTATCCTCTCCGAAGCGTTTTTATTAAAGCACCTGCCATAGTGTAAATCCTTATTGTGCAATTATCAGGCAGATTAATAAAATCAATTTTACGTTCTCCTCTGCCTGTTGAGTTAAGATTTTTTCTTTCCCATATTGCAGCACCTAAATAAGGATTAGGGACAACACTAATGTTGGAAAGTTGAGTTTTTGCTATTGCATTATCTACCGAAGGAGCTTTTAATGCAAAGGAGAAATAATCCCCAGTTAAAAATTGTTTGGAAATTTTAATTTGAAACTTATCTCCTAATACAGGTTCAACAACAGCAGCACCGGGATCTGCCGGACGGTTATACCCTACTTTCCATGCAATCCTGGAATTACCAACTGTTTGTGTACCGATAAATTCCAGTATCTGAATCTCATCCCCAAAAGTTAAAGTACCGGTTCCATCCATATCTTTAATGGCAATCTTGTTTTTCTTTCCGGTATACAGGTTAGTTATTTTTAAGTTGACCGGCATTTTAATAAAAAGCTGCGCAGGTGCATTAATAAATCCTGTATCTTGTGGTGTATCGAAAAATTCGATCTGGTAATCGTTTGGCCACGGCATGCCTCTGCTTGTATTATCAGCGGTAATAACTAAATTGATGTTACTCTTTCCTACTATCCAGTTTGTTTTATCCGGTATTGGAAGTATAGTTGTATCGTTATTAACAGTTACAGACATACCATCAAAAACAGGAGTCGGTCTGCCAGAACCAATATTAGAAGTATCCAGCCCTGCAATAAGAACAGAATCTTTTCCATTAAGCATCCGATGTATTTCAAAAGTACTGGTTTTGTATTTAGGCATTTCCCCGGTAGAATTAAAAGTAACTTTATAATTAGCTTCGGCAAGTATTTGTGCCGGATCAAGGATATCTAATTTAATATTTCCGGTTCCAAGTCCCTGTTCTACCCGTTTAACACTTTCAGGATTTTGCAACCCTGCCGGTACATAACCGGTTGCAGGAGCATTTGGTGTTATTACTGCACAGTTTATGTCAATAAATTGTATGGTACCAGCAAAGTCTTCGTTAATTATTTTTGTGCATTCGGTAGGTTGTAAACCCTTAGTACCATAATTAGGATCTCCCATATCATAGGAAACGAGTGCATAATAATAACGCTGCCCATTATTAACAAGAGTATCTTTAAAACTGTGTTGTAAACTGTTATCTTCACCGCGCCAAAATCTTGCACCATTAATACCAACAGGATCGGGACCTTTAATTCCATCTTTTAAATCAAACTGGGCAAGAGGTTTCCAATATTTTGGATTACCTTTTGAATCAGTAATAATTTTAGCATCATTAAAAGCTGATTCTGTGCTTTTGTAAATTAAGTATCCTTCAAAATCTTTTTTATATCCTTTTGTTGGGTCTCCATCCTGGTAACCAAGGAATTTATCTACGGATGCTTCAGCCTTATTATCCCAGAACAGATAAACAGCCCCGTCTCCAGGTACTGCGGTTAATTTTGGTTTGCTTGGCGGTTTGGAAAAATTATAATTAGCATTGTAAATTTGTTGAACAGTTTCCTTATTAAAAATAAGATCTTCCAGGTTATTGCCAAACATTAATGCCATCGAGAATCTTTCTCTTTTATTCTTAAAAAGAGGAAATGGTCCGGAGGCAAATACCATGCTAATATTTGAATTTTGAAGAGAAGTATCGAACGTACCGGCAACCATTTTCATCCACATAGTTTCATCATCTTTTGGCCAGCCGCCGCCAACACCACCATCGCCTAACCTGTAAATTGAAACTGCTGTCAAACCGATCTGATCAGATTCGTCTTTATCGGTTTTATCAACATTCGGTTCGCCGGGGAATTCAGTGGCAACAGGGTATGCACCACTTGTGGGTAATCCATCACCTTCGCCCTGATCTGGTAAGGTATAGCCTTCATCAAGTGGTCCAATTCCGTCTAAACCAACATCATCATTAAGCGGTTCGTGTAATTCTGGATTCCATTTACCATCACCGTTCAAATCGGAAAAGCCTATCCAATCATGGTCATTATCAATACCATCATCTCTTCTCTCATCAACAAGTCCATCTTCATCATCGTCCTTTCCATTAGATCCATTGCCAGGACTTTCAAGATATGCATAACCATACATACCTGTAGCCCATCCATCCGGTAATCCTTTGCCATTACCATCAAATGCATAGGCAATATCCAATTTTGTATCGAATGAAGCACAGTCATCACCGGAGTCATTAGTTCCGCCAACACCGGGATCAGTATAAAGTCCGAAAGAAGCGTTACTATAATCATTATCAGAAATGTTAATTATATCAAAATGCCAGAAAATAAGATTTTCAGCAAGTACGTGAGACCATTGAAAACCTCTTGTTTCAACGCGTATTCCTAAACCGCCCCTATCAGAATCCGCAGCGATAGGGAAAAATAAAAAAGGAAGACGTGTGAATTCTTTATCTTTTGAATCATCCATTATAAAAAATGTTTCAAAATCCGAATTAGTTATTCCTTTACCAAAATAACCGCTCCATTTACCTGCCCATCCCGGGTCATTAAGATCGGTCATTTTATCGGGCCAATACAAAGGCCAGGATTTTGGATCGCCACTAATAGCCGGTTTTATTGATTGCGGATTTGCATATCCCGGCACCGGTGTTAAAGTCCAAAGTGCGCCGGTTACGGGATCTTTATCAACCCATTCTCTGTAATAAGTTTCCAGCGGGTGAATTTTTTGTCCTGTTCCAGGTGCAGTAACTTCTGCGGCAATAAGAACGCAAATTCCATCTTCGTAGGAATGTCCTGATCCGCTTGGCCATTCTCCGGAAGGTTGGTTGGGCCAATGACCAATCTGACCAACATTGTCAAATAAAGTTCTAACGCGGTTACCATTCATAATGCTTTCTCTTCTATATTGGATGTCACCTTTCGGTTCATTGCGGTAGAACCTTGTTAGGTTATCTGTTTGTGTATAGAAAGAGGAGCTGATTAAGAATAATAAAAAAAGTATTAAATATTTTTTTGTCATTTTTTTCTCCAAATCAAAAGTATCTAAAATCCGAATCCGAACCCAACACGAATTTCTCTTGGTGTTGAATAAAAGGATGGGTCTTTGACATATTGTTCAATTGTATTTAAGCCAATTACATTAACCGGACTAAACCTGTAACCTAAATCTGAATTAGCTCTGCCGGTTGTTCCATAAACCCCGTATTCATTTTTAATATCCAGAATATTATAAACCAGCAAGAATGTATTAATGTCTATTCCGGCAATCTTAAATACTTTTTCGGCGCGAAGATCAAGATTGTAAAACTCAGGTCTGGTTCCACCATTTTCAAACCGTACTCCTTTCGAAATTCTAACATCTTCTGTATAAGGAGTGCCGCTTCCATATTGGAAAATCAATCCAATCGTCCAATCGCCAGGTTCGCCAACTGTAACAGAAGCGTTAAGCGTATTTCTTTGATCCCAGTTTAGTGGAACTACAACTTTTGTTTCTTCAATTGGAG
Coding sequences within it:
- a CDS encoding PorV/PorQ family protein, producing the protein MKNKLYITIVLIFFTTSAAFAQLFVTDVSKKGTTAAPFLSIAQGARATAMGGAFVSVSDDQSAIYWNPAGLAKTSGIGVIFDHTSWLADVSYNFLAASYNLGDMGVLGFSFTTSDYGDMKVTTIEEPNGTGESFTARDAAFSLAYALNLTDNFAIGFNPKFVYQSLWKMSAMAVALDVGVQYRTPFAGIILAAAVSNFGTKMKLTGESNLILVDLDTRNGGNNDKIPAYLQTNEWALPLNFRVGLGYTAEFNDQNKLTLAIDAMHPSDNYESINVGAEYWFMNLIALRGGYNSMFLKNSEATFAVGLGIKQQLLGNFGIRFDYAYQDFGRLKNIQKFTLGLNF